From Scylla paramamosain isolate STU-SP2022 chromosome 16, ASM3559412v1, whole genome shotgun sequence, one genomic window encodes:
- the LOC135108119 gene encoding uncharacterized protein LOC135108119, with protein MPVADAASQSTARARPVHTSPPLTTYRSPPATWVVLGGSRGVFAAVLLGFIFIGSCPAMADRGLSRAGTPKPSQDTPRRASKPSQDTPRRAPQPSQDTPRRASQASQDTPRRASSSSSVSRDSSRPRRDDDDRLRKDNKRTAVGFDGSSVKRLCASKPQQPSGSQQPSGSQQPSGNQQPPGSLQSFVSQPCSDEDPSASDKKFDILTNLLSGLVEKLDNRITRSASPSPVDYGGCHELSPSDNEDGEESERDDPDPLDGLDTISPSFSGSQPATSGDDADFLQALSELSDNFLGEEAKGEPISDSLASIVNASLRRRPVADIVKSTTNRIKIPSNVPNMKVPETNPPIVKAMNTGGKLVDARLTHINGLLLKALVPITQCVSDVGERKGKAVNFYLEGLNDCLRLLISAFNYTNQLRKEVARVHVNDTALAELCKWECEVGTDKLFPFDIVKKCDEMHRTKKLGRPSFRPYKTSRGKSLSFGRQDHRRPYSSRARSKLPSRPFLGLRQSYGRRTQPYKLPQ; from the coding sequence ATGCCAGTAGCGGACGCAGCAAGCCAGTCGACAGCGCGCGCTCGTCCAGTCCACACCTCTCCTCCGCTCACGACCTACCGTTCACCACCCGCCACCTGGGTTGTTCTAGGCGGGAGCCGCGGTGTGTTTGCTGCAGTTTTACTTGGCTTCATCTTCATTGGTTCGTGTCCAGCCATGGCGGACCGAGGCCTCAGTCGGGCAGGAACCCCCAAGCCCAGCCAGGACACGCCACGGCGTGCATCCAAGCCCAGCCAGGACACGCCACGGCGTGCACCCCAGCCCAGCCAGGACACGCCACGGCGTGCTTCCCAGGCCAGCCAGGACACGCCAAGgcgtgcttcctcctcctcatctgtctCACGGGACAGTTCACGGCCCAggcgtgatgatgatgaccggTTAAGGAAGGACAATAAGAGGACTGCTGTTGGTTTTGATGGGTCGTCCGTCAAGCGTCTTTGTGCTTCCAAACCACAACAACCGTCCGGCAGTCAACAACCGTCTGGCAGTCAACAACCGTCCGGCAATCAACAACCGCCTGGCAGTCTACAATCATTCGTCAGTCAACCCTGTTCGGACGAGGATCCTTCTGCTTCAGACAAGAAATTTGATATTCTCACCAATCTGTTGAGTGGTTTAGTTGAAAAACTAGACAACCGCATTACACGCAGTGCTTCGCCTTCACCGGTAGATTATGGTGGCTGTCATGAATTGTCCCCTTCTGATAATGAGGACGGTGAAGAGTCTGAGAGAGATGATCCAGACCCCCTAGATGGATTAGACACTATCTCCCCCTCTTTTTCCGGTAGCCAACCCGCTACCTCTGGTGATGACGCAGACTTCCTCCAAGCGTTGAGTGAATTGTCTGACAATTTTTTGGGCGAGGAAGCAAAAGGTGAACCAATTTCTGATTCACTTGCATCAATAGTCAATGCCAGCCTGAGGCGTCGTCCTGTGGCCGACATTGTAAAATCAACCACTAATAGGATTAAAATACCCAGCAATGTGCCCAATATGAAAGTTCCAGAGACTAACCCTCCCATTGTCAAAGCAATGAATACGGGAGGTAAACTTGTGGATGCTCGACTAACCCATATTAATGGACTGTTACTGAAAGCGCTTGTTCCCATTACTCAGTGCGTTAGTGAcgtgggggaaaggaaagggaaggcagtGAATTTTTACCTGGAAGGTTTAAATGATTGCCTTAGGCTACTAATCTCCGCCTTCAATTACACCAACCAGTTACGAAAGGAGGTGGCACGTGTTCACGTCAATGACACTGCTCTTGCAGAACTCTGTAAATGGGAGTGTGAAGTCGGTACTGACAAACTCTTCCCTTTCGACATTGTGAAGAAATGTGATGAAATGCATAGAACCAAGAAGCTGGGAAGGCCGTCCTTCCGCCCCTACAAGACCTCCAGAGGGAAGAGCTTATCCTTCGGTAGACAGGACCACAGGAGACCTTACAGCTCACGAGCCCGGTCAAAGCTTCCTTCAAGGCCTTTTTTAGGCCTGCGGCAGTCTTACGGGAGGAGGACGCAGCCATACAAACTTCCCCAGTAA